The following proteins are co-located in the Haloterrigena turkmenica DSM 5511 genome:
- a CDS encoding PfkB family carbohydrate kinase has translation MSFEALKEDVDTATAFDLNYRSKLWSRSTAKSTYEVLLPKVDLLFAPERDAQSILDGTGEAIADELRTRFDCETVVVTRGADGAIASIAEGSASQSAFDTETLDPIGTGDAFVGTFLSRYVRDASVSEALTRAAATAALKRTIKGGLTVITEDEVEAVIAEGGSEIDR, from the coding sequence TTGTCTTTTGAAGCCCTAAAGGAAGACGTCGACACGGCGACCGCCTTCGATCTCAACTACCGGAGTAAGCTCTGGTCGCGATCGACGGCGAAGTCAACGTACGAGGTGCTACTTCCGAAGGTCGATCTGCTGTTTGCCCCCGAACGCGACGCGCAGTCGATCCTCGACGGGACGGGCGAGGCGATCGCAGACGAACTTCGCACGCGGTTCGACTGCGAGACGGTCGTCGTAACGCGGGGTGCGGACGGCGCGATCGCGAGCATCGCCGAGGGAAGCGCGAGCCAATCAGCGTTCGACACCGAGACGCTCGATCCGATCGGAACCGGCGACGCGTTCGTCGGCACGTTCCTCTCGCGGTACGTCCGCGACGCGTCTGTTTCGGAGGCGTTGACGAGGGCGGCGGCAACAGCGGCGTTGAAACGAACGATCAAAGGCGGTCTGACGGTGATCACCGAAGACGAAGTCGAGGCAGTCATCGCCGAAGGGGGGTCCGAAATCGACAGGTAA
- a CDS encoding AGE family epimerase/isomerase has product MADIATLKEEYLSSLKQTLTDNVLDFWFPRSIDVEHGGFITSYDEHGEFAGNDNKQVVTQARMVWLAARLVREGYGDEYRDIADHGFAFLVDELWDEPNGGFVWEVRRDGTTVKPNKHLYGQSFGLYALSEYYRATGDDKAADYAHELVDLMDEHAKDGEHGGYIEYFTPDWEPITEGQTYLENIEPDWSPKESGDSVLDPTLKLMNTHLHLMEAFTTYYEAFDTSRGRERLHELLTILTNTVYRKNRGFCTDKYDPDWSQKLDEEFRVVSYGHDLETVWLAMEAADTLGHSQDLYREFFKTLWDYSLEYGYDEERGGFYFYGGFDEPASFRVKAWWVQAECMTSALRTYECTGDDRYLDVFADTWEFLDDHQIDREHGEWHSGINDDLEPVGRKGAVYKAAYHNGRALLECIAALERL; this is encoded by the coding sequence ATGGCAGACATAGCTACGCTCAAGGAAGAGTATCTCTCGTCGCTCAAGCAAACGCTGACGGACAACGTCCTCGATTTCTGGTTCCCCCGCAGCATCGACGTTGAACACGGAGGGTTCATCACCAGTTACGACGAGCACGGCGAGTTCGCCGGCAACGACAACAAACAGGTCGTCACACAGGCGCGCATGGTCTGGTTGGCAGCGCGGCTCGTCCGCGAAGGGTATGGCGACGAGTACCGTGACATCGCCGATCATGGGTTCGCATTTCTGGTCGACGAGCTGTGGGACGAACCTAACGGCGGCTTCGTGTGGGAAGTCCGGCGCGACGGAACCACGGTCAAACCAAACAAACACCTGTACGGACAGTCATTCGGTCTCTACGCGCTCTCCGAGTACTACCGCGCGACCGGGGACGACAAGGCAGCCGACTACGCCCACGAGCTAGTCGACTTGATGGACGAACACGCCAAAGACGGCGAGCACGGGGGGTACATCGAGTACTTCACGCCTGACTGGGAACCGATCACGGAGGGACAGACATACCTCGAAAACATCGAACCGGACTGGTCGCCTAAGGAATCAGGCGACAGCGTCCTCGATCCGACGCTGAAGCTGATGAATACGCATCTCCATCTCATGGAGGCGTTCACGACCTACTACGAGGCGTTCGACACTAGTCGCGGACGGGAGCGCCTCCACGAACTACTAACCATTCTCACTAACACGGTTTACCGGAAGAATCGCGGCTTCTGTACGGACAAGTATGATCCCGACTGGTCGCAGAAGCTCGACGAGGAGTTTCGGGTCGTCTCGTACGGGCACGATCTGGAGACCGTCTGGCTCGCAATGGAAGCCGCTGACACGCTCGGCCACTCACAGGACCTGTACCGGGAGTTCTTCAAGACGCTGTGGGATTACTCGCTGGAATACGGGTACGACGAGGAGCGCGGCGGGTTCTACTTCTATGGCGGCTTCGACGAACCCGCAAGCTTCCGCGTCAAAGCCTGGTGGGTGCAGGCCGAGTGTATGACCAGCGCTTTGCGAACCTACGAGTGTACCGGCGACGACCGGTATCTCGACGTCTTCGCCGACACGTGGGAGTTCCTCGACGACCATCAGATCGACCGCGAACACGGCGAGTGGCACTCCGGCATCAACGACGATCTCGAACCCGTCGGTCGCAAGGGCGCGGTCTACAAGGCGGCATACCACAACGGTCGAGCGCTACTCGAGTGTATCGCAGCCCTCGAACGGCTGTAG
- a CDS encoding Gfo/Idh/MocA family protein yields MSAYTVAVIGTGPDPDNPTVDGFAMGYRHAEAFESDDRCKLIGCADVVEENRLAFADAFELPAENTFEEYEELLSTLEPDIVSVAVPPAIHREIVVGCAKSGVVDAVHCEKPMANTWEDARQMAQECWRHDVQLTLNRQRRFGRPFTEAKRLLDDGKIGSLRRIEIGWGDFFDTGAHTVDLAGMFNGDRAAEWVLAGLDYREKDVRFGAHQENQMWAQWRYENGVYGVISTGEGSDFTDAAIVLRGTDGTIRIDKTDGPMLEIARGSDRRSIDVDGETMHVTNDEGDGRYGSHFHDRAVTAVVDGLETGAEPVISARVGLTTAEILFAGYESVRRRGRVDLSLDVVDNPLQSMVDVGALSPSPAAADEEGTPGR; encoded by the coding sequence ATGAGTGCTTACACAGTCGCAGTTATCGGAACGGGACCCGATCCGGATAACCCGACCGTAGACGGGTTCGCGATGGGGTATCGACACGCCGAAGCGTTCGAATCCGATGACCGTTGCAAACTCATCGGTTGCGCGGATGTCGTCGAAGAGAACCGTCTCGCGTTCGCCGACGCGTTCGAACTACCGGCGGAGAACACTTTCGAAGAGTATGAGGAACTGCTCTCAACGCTCGAGCCGGACATCGTGAGCGTTGCGGTTCCACCGGCGATACACAGAGAGATCGTCGTAGGATGTGCCAAAAGCGGCGTCGTCGATGCGGTCCATTGCGAGAAGCCAATGGCGAACACGTGGGAAGATGCCCGACAGATGGCACAAGAGTGTTGGCGTCACGACGTACAGTTGACGCTGAACCGCCAGCGTCGGTTTGGACGGCCGTTCACCGAGGCCAAACGCCTGCTCGATGACGGGAAGATCGGCTCGCTCCGACGAATCGAGATTGGATGGGGAGACTTCTTCGACACCGGCGCGCACACGGTTGACCTCGCCGGGATGTTCAACGGCGACCGCGCCGCCGAGTGGGTCCTCGCAGGACTCGATTACCGCGAGAAGGACGTCCGGTTCGGGGCCCATCAGGAGAATCAGATGTGGGCGCAGTGGCGGTACGAGAACGGCGTCTACGGCGTCATCTCGACCGGCGAAGGCAGCGATTTCACCGACGCCGCCATCGTGCTCCGGGGCACGGACGGGACCATCCGTATTGATAAGACGGACGGCCCGATGCTCGAGATCGCACGCGGCAGTGACCGCCGATCGATCGACGTAGACGGTGAGACGATGCACGTGACGAACGACGAAGGCGACGGCCGCTACGGATCGCACTTCCACGATCGGGCGGTCACCGCGGTCGTCGACGGGTTGGAGACCGGAGCGGAACCCGTAATCAGCGCGCGAGTGGGACTGACCACGGCCGAGATACTGTTCGCTGGCTACGAGTCCGTTCGCCGCCGCGGACGTGTCGACCTCTCGCTCGACGTGGTGGACAATCCGCTGCAGTCGATGGTCGACGTCGGTGCGCTCTCCCCGTCACCGGCGGCGGCCGACGAGGAGGGGACGCCCGGTCGGTAG